In Bacteroidota bacterium, one genomic interval encodes:
- a CDS encoding endonuclease MutS2, which translates to MFYSDKLEFPKVLNYISKYCYTQKGKEIVNNLQPLLTETEILLEGKYVTEAKELINQRGYPPINSLNDIQRDIQLSRVEGAVLSAKSVFNIFELAICSVNLKSFLSQNRDISPLLSEFATFLFEDKLFERYISSIFDPSGEVKDTASKSLQMIRREIRDRSEELRRYVSKIVKDLTEKEITRENYLTLRDGRLVVPVKVEYKRQLKGIIHSESSTGQTVYIEPEETLNLNNEIVSLNFAEKREIERILKEVTVRIRNSSDELLLAFETVTRLDSIFARANYSIEVIGSFPTFNHDEEISVYGGRHPLLIQKHGIKGTVPFNLRIKQGNSVIITGPNAGGKTVLIKSIGLLMLMAQSGIHIPAGPDTNLHIFDKILVDIGDSQSIDDDLSTFSSHLSNIKHILEIADESTLVLIDEIGTGTDPDSGAAISRSILLELREKGSLVFSTTHLSALKALASEFEGFNNASMSFDTYELKPTYLFRQGIPGSSYAFEILLRLGFEKSFIERSTGFVQDVNAGLEKILLEVEQREQELMKKLSHYEKENTRLTGLANLYEKKVRELDKEKNKILKEAKEKATVFIEDSNKEIQKVIKDIRESQASKQTTSNAIGKISELKGKLSKIKPGETDSAEIDASPIEIGDIVKIKDSETSGEVIEITPDKKHVVISTGPLKISFNVDECVKVSKKDLRKEKRKSSQIEIKSDVSYRLDIRGERPVDIENRVERFLIDAYLANLGRVEIIHGKGTGALKKAVHDIIKINPKVKNFHFASVDAGGEGITIVEFTE; encoded by the coding sequence ATGTTCTACTCTGATAAACTTGAATTCCCCAAAGTTCTGAATTACATCTCCAAATACTGCTACACTCAGAAGGGAAAAGAGATCGTAAACAATCTTCAACCTCTTTTAACTGAGACTGAAATACTCCTTGAGGGGAAATATGTAACCGAAGCGAAAGAACTCATAAATCAACGCGGGTATCCACCCATTAATTCATTAAACGATATTCAGCGGGATATACAATTGTCCAGAGTTGAAGGCGCGGTACTTTCGGCCAAGTCAGTTTTTAACATCTTCGAACTCGCCATCTGTTCCGTAAATTTGAAAAGTTTCCTTTCCCAAAACCGTGACATTTCCCCGCTCCTTTCTGAATTTGCAACATTTCTTTTCGAGGATAAATTATTCGAGAGATATATTTCCTCCATATTTGATCCTTCGGGTGAGGTTAAGGATACAGCAAGTAAAAGTCTGCAGATGATCAGAAGAGAAATTCGGGACCGTTCAGAGGAATTAAGAAGGTATGTAAGCAAAATTGTAAAAGACCTTACCGAAAAAGAAATAACAAGAGAAAACTATCTTACTCTTCGTGACGGCAGACTGGTAGTTCCGGTAAAAGTTGAATATAAACGACAACTCAAGGGCATCATCCACTCCGAATCTTCCACTGGTCAGACCGTCTACATCGAACCGGAAGAAACACTTAACCTCAATAATGAAATTGTATCGCTCAATTTTGCTGAAAAACGGGAAATCGAACGAATCTTGAAAGAAGTCACGGTCAGAATCAGAAACAGTTCCGATGAACTGCTTCTTGCATTTGAGACAGTAACCCGTCTTGATTCAATTTTTGCAAGAGCCAATTATTCGATTGAAGTGATTGGATCCTTTCCAACCTTCAACCATGATGAAGAAATTTCTGTTTATGGAGGCAGGCATCCGCTGCTGATTCAAAAACATGGAATTAAAGGAACCGTTCCGTTTAATTTGAGGATTAAACAGGGTAACTCTGTAATAATTACAGGTCCGAATGCAGGCGGAAAAACCGTTCTGATCAAGAGTATCGGACTTCTGATGCTTATGGCTCAATCGGGCATCCACATACCTGCCGGTCCTGATACAAACCTTCATATTTTCGATAAAATTCTTGTCGATATTGGTGATTCTCAATCAATCGACGACGATTTAAGTACTTTCAGTTCGCATCTTTCCAATATCAAGCATATACTGGAAATAGCGGATGAGTCCACTTTAGTACTGATAGATGAGATAGGAACGGGTACTGATCCAGACTCCGGTGCCGCCATCTCCCGCTCAATATTACTGGAACTGAGAGAAAAGGGAAGTCTGGTATTCTCTACGACTCATCTCTCTGCACTTAAAGCACTCGCTTCAGAGTTCGAGGGCTTTAACAATGCATCCATGAGTTTTGACACATATGAATTGAAACCAACTTATCTGTTTAGACAGGGAATTCCCGGTTCGAGTTATGCTTTTGAGATATTACTCCGTCTTGGCTTTGAAAAGTCGTTTATTGAACGGTCAACAGGATTTGTGCAGGATGTAAATGCAGGCTTGGAAAAAATCCTTCTCGAAGTGGAGCAAAGGGAGCAGGAACTGATGAAGAAACTTTCACATTATGAAAAGGAAAACACAAGGCTAACCGGACTGGCCAATCTTTATGAGAAAAAAGTTCGGGAACTCGATAAAGAGAAAAATAAAATCTTAAAAGAGGCAAAAGAAAAAGCGACGGTTTTCATCGAAGATTCGAATAAAGAGATTCAAAAAGTCATTAAGGATATCAGAGAATCACAGGCATCAAAACAAACCACCTCAAATGCCATTGGTAAAATCTCTGAATTAAAAGGGAAGCTTTCCAAAATCAAGCCGGGGGAGACTGATTCTGCTGAAATTGATGCTTCACCAATAGAAATTGGTGATATCGTCAAGATTAAAGATTCTGAAACCAGTGGTGAGGTAATTGAAATTACTCCTGATAAAAAACATGTCGTTATTTCAACCGGTCCGCTGAAAATCTCCTTCAATGTTGATGAATGTGTGAAGGTTTCGAAAAAAGATCTGAGAAAAGAAAAAAGAAAAAGTTCACAGATCGAAATCAAATCAGATGTCAGTTACAGACTCGACATAAGAGGGGAGAGACCGGTCGATATTGAAAACAGAGTCGAAAGATTCCTGATAGATGCCTATCTGGCGAACCTTGGCAGAGTAGAGATTATCCATGGTAAAGGTACCGGCGCTCTAAAAAAAGCAGTTCATGACATTATTAAAATAAATCCCAAAGTAAAGAATTTTCACTTCGCCTCAGTCGATGCAGGGGGTGAAGGCATAACCATAGTTGAATTTACGGAGTAA
- a CDS encoding CvpA family protein, whose translation MNWIDIIVILLSAASFYLGYKEGFIKKIFDVIGFFLGIFLAIKFAGAAGGVYKSVLGVADGSASIIGGVTIFIFFQILTAIIVKATKIHDKVNHLINKLVGGLTGVIQIIIFLSAIFFFASKLSFPSEETGKKSFFYASVKSVLPGIIDTIIPDEKGNIKKKSSIVNNLLIRK comes from the coding sequence TTGAATTGGATTGATATAATTGTAATTTTATTGAGCGCAGCCTCGTTTTATCTCGGATATAAAGAGGGCTTCATAAAGAAAATTTTTGATGTGATCGGATTTTTTCTTGGGATATTTCTTGCGATAAAATTTGCAGGAGCAGCCGGTGGTGTTTATAAAAGTGTGTTGGGGGTTGCTGACGGCTCCGCAAGCATAATTGGAGGCGTTACAATTTTTATCTTCTTTCAAATTTTAACCGCAATTATTGTAAAAGCCACTAAAATTCATGACAAGGTCAATCATCTGATAAATAAATTAGTTGGAGGATTGACTGGTGTGATACAGATAATTATTTTTTTAAGTGCCATCTTTTTCTTCGCTTCCAAACTTTCTTTTCCATCTGAGGAGACGGGGAAAAAATCTTTTTTCTATGCAAGTGTAAAAAGTGTGTTACCCGGAATAATTGATACAATTATTCCCGATGAGAAGGGGAACATAAAGAAGAAAAGCAGCATAGTAAACAACCTCCTTATCCGGAAATAA
- a CDS encoding GatB/YqeY domain-containing protein, whose amino-acid sequence MNLKEKINEELKSAMRSGDKLRLETIRSIRAVILEYEKSGKGELNNEAEEQNILNSLAKKRKEAADIYRSANRPELCEKEENELKIIMEFLPAQLTQDDINNKVKEIAEANSIAKGGEFSKLMPAVMKELKGKADGSLIKKAVEEYLRG is encoded by the coding sequence ATGAATTTAAAAGAAAAAATTAATGAAGAATTAAAATCAGCCATGAGAAGTGGCGATAAACTTCGCCTCGAAACCATCAGATCCATCAGAGCCGTGATTCTTGAATATGAAAAAAGCGGCAAGGGTGAGCTGAACAACGAAGCAGAAGAACAAAACATCCTCAACTCTTTGGCAAAAAAAAGAAAAGAGGCTGCGGACATCTATCGTTCGGCAAACCGCCCCGAACTTTGTGAAAAAGAGGAGAATGAGTTAAAAATCATTATGGAGTTTCTTCCTGCTCAATTAACTCAGGATGACATCAATAACAAGGTTAAAGAAATAGCCGAAGCCAATTCCATCGCAAAAGGCGGCGAATTCAGTAAGCTGATGCCTGCTGTGATGAAAGAACTAAAAGGAAAAGCTGACGGTTCTTTAATTAAAAAAGCGGTCGAAGAATATTTGCGTGGATAG
- a CDS encoding biopolymer transporter ExbD, which produces MINFAGKLKRKKSEPGIPLASMPDIIFILLLFFMVSTVLKEIDVKVQYDLPEAVTSEKFDNRRLTAYLFIGKDGKMQLNDMVVTLDQVKEKMEVIRSRMNNVVVQLRVDKNIPMSQVEKVQLELRKAKCLRINYVSSQKEDLR; this is translated from the coding sequence ATGATTAATTTTGCTGGCAAACTTAAAAGAAAGAAATCAGAACCCGGAATACCGCTGGCGTCAATGCCTGATATTATATTTATTTTGCTTCTCTTTTTTATGGTTTCTACAGTGTTGAAGGAAATCGATGTAAAAGTGCAATATGATCTCCCTGAGGCAGTCACTTCTGAAAAGTTTGATAACAGACGGCTTACCGCTTACCTGTTTATCGGTAAGGATGGTAAAATGCAACTGAACGACATGGTGGTTACCCTCGATCAGGTAAAAGAAAAAATGGAGGTCATTCGATCTCGAATGAATAATGTCGTGGTACAGCTCAGGGTCGATAAAAATATACCAATGAGCCAGGTGGAGAAAGTTCAACTTGAACTTAGAAAAGCCAAGTGTTTGAGAATTAATTATGTTTCATCACAGAAAGAGGATTTAAGATGA
- a CDS encoding biopolymer transporter ExbD — MTLIRRRKRTLPVVPLASMSDIAFLLLIFFIVAATIDIDTGISLSLPEYKPEESPAQVEKSRVIEINIVKDSVFLNGEPVSSNGLYTSILDRVRESREIPDDSKPVSLIRYSDETLYQKYIVVLDNVKRAYKNVQDETAKEKFGKSFKNLSEEEKNTITKIVPVYITVAELKKK; from the coding sequence ATGACTCTCATCAGACGCAGAAAGAGGACACTCCCTGTTGTCCCGCTTGCATCCATGTCTGATATTGCTTTCCTTCTTCTTATATTTTTCATAGTAGCTGCTACAATCGATATAGATACCGGCATATCCCTTTCATTGCCTGAGTATAAGCCGGAAGAGTCACCTGCTCAAGTGGAAAAAAGTCGAGTAATTGAAATTAATATTGTGAAGGACTCTGTTTTTCTGAATGGCGAACCGGTTTCAAGTAACGGTTTATATACAAGTATACTTGACCGCGTACGGGAGAGTCGTGAAATCCCTGATGACTCGAAACCTGTTTCACTGATACGATACAGTGATGAAACTCTCTACCAAAAATATATTGTTGTCCTTGATAATGTGAAGCGGGCTTATAAAAATGTACAGGATGAGACAGCTAAGGAGAAATTCGGGAAGTCCTTTAAAAATTTATCAGAGGAAGAGAAGAATACAATTACTAAAATTGTACCGGTTTATATCACAGTAGCGGAATTAAAAAAGAAATGA
- a CDS encoding MotA/TolQ/ExbB proton channel family protein, giving the protein MNSLTSMYIDGGEFMHPILIVFILGLVFSFERLYTLRKAKINTRTFVDQVKKTIESKGIEEAKLLCEKNPGSVSAVLHAGLQRFDEGLDSVEKAIMTYGGIETGFLEKGLVWISLFIALAPMLGFTGTVQGMIEAFEAIKEANQISPAIVAGGIAKALITTLFGLVVAMILQVFYNYFISRIDSLVSDMEESSVQLIDSLYSLKQNTVKK; this is encoded by the coding sequence ATGAATTCCTTGACTTCGATGTACATTGACGGTGGTGAGTTTATGCACCCCATTCTGATTGTCTTTATATTGGGGCTTGTTTTTAGTTTTGAACGGCTTTACACTCTGCGAAAAGCGAAAATTAACACCAGGACATTTGTCGATCAGGTTAAGAAAACCATAGAGAGCAAAGGAATAGAGGAAGCCAAATTACTCTGTGAGAAGAATCCCGGTTCGGTTTCTGCCGTACTTCACGCAGGTCTTCAAAGGTTTGATGAAGGACTTGACTCGGTCGAAAAGGCAATAATGACTTACGGAGGGATAGAAACCGGATTTCTTGAGAAAGGCCTGGTCTGGATTTCCCTTTTTATTGCCCTCGCACCAATGCTTGGATTTACCGGAACGGTTCAGGGAATGATAGAGGCGTTTGAAGCTATTAAAGAGGCTAACCAGATCTCACCTGCAATTGTTGCCGGCGGTATAGCTAAAGCCTTGATAACCACACTTTTTGGTCTCGTGGTCGCAATGATCCTTCAGGTATTTTACAACTATTTTATTTCGAGAATTGATTCTCTTGTTTCGGACATGGAAGAGAGTTCGGTTCAATTGATCGACAGTCTCTATTCTCTGAAACAAAACACAGTAAAAAAATGA
- a CDS encoding SDR family oxidoreductase encodes MRKEALIFGSSGALGRGVVKTLLKGDFDHLYLCDLHMPEDELPAVTKIVTGDLSDSANVKKAFEFVDPAEDKLLFLFSTVGGFVGGKMIEETTDQDLQKMFSMNFTANFNILREFKHKVAKCAGGSAIFTSAYTAFAGEAGKSVYGASKSALSHLVETGSEEGRAINLSVNGIAPFIIDTPANRSWMTDIDFDTLIKPEEVGDLLLSVFRNFNFVSGNIIKLPYRFPVHFNLQK; translated from the coding sequence ATGAGAAAAGAAGCTTTGATCTTCGGCAGTTCAGGTGCTCTCGGCAGAGGAGTCGTAAAAACACTTCTCAAGGGTGATTTCGATCATCTCTATTTGTGCGATTTGCACATGCCTGAAGATGAATTACCTGCCGTGACAAAAATTGTGACCGGTGATTTATCGGATTCTGCGAATGTGAAAAAAGCTTTCGAATTTGTGGATCCCGCAGAGGATAAGCTTCTTTTCCTGTTTAGTACAGTTGGGGGCTTCGTTGGTGGTAAAATGATTGAAGAAACCACCGACCAGGACCTCCAAAAAATGTTTTCCATGAACTTCACAGCAAATTTCAATATTCTGCGGGAGTTCAAACACAAGGTTGCGAAATGTGCAGGAGGCTCTGCAATATTTACTTCAGCTTATACCGCTTTCGCAGGTGAAGCCGGAAAATCCGTTTATGGCGCTTCCAAAAGTGCCCTTTCACACCTGGTTGAAACCGGATCCGAAGAGGGGAGAGCCATAAATCTCAGCGTAAACGGGATAGCTCCATTCATTATTGATACACCTGCGAACAGAAGCTGGATGACAGACATTGATTTTGATACACTCATCAAGCCTGAAGAGGTGGGTGACCTGCTCCTCTCTGTTTTTCGAAACTTCAATTTCGTTTCAGGAAACATCATAAAATTACCTTACCGGTTTCCGGTACACTTCAATTTACAAAAATAA
- a CDS encoding 6-phosphofructokinase, whose protein sequence is MIAPKKLAILVGGGPAPGINSVISSATIRAAVEGIDVIGIKDGFQWIMDGEIGHCQPLSIDDVSRIHFRGGSFIGISRANPTKNKKHLENTVTSLLRLNVDKLITIGGDDTAYSAMKVEEMAAGRIRVVHVPKTIDNDLDLPHGIPTFGFQTARHIGVEIVKNLMVDAQTTSRWYFVVTMGRKAGHLALGIGKAAGATLTLIPEEFPSTTIKLDHVIDLLVGAIIKRISYGKMDGVAILAEGLVEHLDPNDLIALGEVERDAHDNLRIAEVNLGEILKSKVQERLKEFGHKVTVVAKNIGYELRCADPIPFDMEYTRDLGYSAAQFILNGGNAAMVSIQGGKFVPLFFKDILDPKTKKTKIRMVDPSNESFLIARRYMLRLTNSDFDDPHELAKFAATCGISLDEFTQRFHYIIENDMLYKHIKDGKVKLTGSSEKDESSPNL, encoded by the coding sequence ATGATAGCTCCTAAAAAATTAGCCATACTGGTTGGTGGCGGACCGGCTCCGGGAATCAACAGTGTGATAAGCAGCGCGACCATCAGAGCCGCAGTTGAAGGAATAGATGTAATTGGAATCAAGGACGGTTTTCAGTGGATTATGGATGGTGAGATAGGGCACTGCCAGCCACTTTCAATCGATGATGTGAGCAGAATACACTTTAGAGGCGGATCTTTTATTGGTATATCGAGAGCTAATCCGACCAAAAATAAAAAACATCTTGAAAATACAGTAACCTCTCTCCTCCGGTTAAATGTTGACAAATTAATCACTATTGGTGGTGATGATACAGCTTATTCTGCAATGAAAGTTGAAGAAATGGCTGCAGGGAGAATCAGAGTTGTTCATGTCCCAAAAACCATTGACAACGATCTTGACCTGCCTCATGGAATTCCAACCTTTGGATTTCAGACAGCCCGTCACATTGGAGTTGAGATCGTTAAAAATCTTATGGTGGATGCACAGACCACATCCAGATGGTACTTTGTTGTTACCATGGGAAGAAAAGCCGGTCACCTGGCTCTCGGAATAGGAAAAGCTGCAGGTGCAACCCTTACCCTCATACCCGAAGAATTTCCATCTACAACTATCAAACTTGATCATGTTATCGATCTTCTTGTCGGTGCCATAATCAAGAGAATCAGCTATGGAAAAATGGACGGTGTAGCCATCCTTGCTGAAGGTCTTGTGGAACATCTGGATCCTAATGACCTGATTGCATTGGGTGAAGTGGAAAGAGATGCCCATGACAATCTTAGAATTGCAGAAGTAAATCTTGGTGAGATTCTAAAATCAAAAGTTCAGGAACGGCTCAAAGAATTTGGTCACAAAGTAACTGTGGTTGCCAAAAATATTGGTTACGAGTTACGGTGCGCAGATCCGATACCTTTCGACATGGAATACACGCGCGATCTTGGATACTCTGCGGCTCAGTTTATTCTGAATGGTGGAAATGCGGCGATGGTCTCGATTCAGGGAGGTAAATTCGTTCCGTTGTTCTTCAAGGATATACTTGATCCCAAGACCAAGAAGACAAAAATCAGGATGGTTGATCCTTCAAACGAATCGTTCCTTATAGCAAGACGCTACATGCTGAGATTGACAAATTCCGATTTCGATGATCCGCATGAACTGGCAAAATTTGCAGCAACCTGTGGTATTTCACTCGATGAATTCACTCAGAGGTTTCATTATATCATCGAAAATGATATGTTATACAAACACATCAAAGATGGCAAAGTGAAACTGACCGGGTCAAGCGAGAAAGACGAATCAAGCCCTAATTTGTAG
- a CDS encoding family 10 glycosylhydrolase yields the protein MRKSLFLPLFFVLILINLSAQEFRGTWLARNSLSSKEVLAKAMDSLAANNFNTVFVNVWSRGYPLWKSDVFFRETGTYIDPTYQGRDILAEAIVEGHKRGLHIEAWFEYGFVGGWTGNQPPGVKGPIFQNHPDWVARRNDGGEVDGSNFYWMIHTKPEVQNFLIAMCTEIARNYDVDGIELDRIRYSSLSYGYDPYTDSLYRAQNNGNPPPTTVSDTSWIRWRANNLNQFMLRTRDSIKAINPHINISNAPSLYASGSYTSYNTFCQDWIGWLSDGSVDNVQVQSYVGTSTSFSSILNYITQIVPDINKVYPAFAISPNGNTISNQEITNFVNVTRTKGFKGNAIWYFTDLGSVFPYIKQNLYQTPNYPPHSTSSWRSLFQIIEINDLSRAVRTGTWTSSNVFGYNGPSIYTDNTSPASVKYFFNVPADGFYEIYAFNVTSVNRTDSAWYSVTDSSGNPVNVRLNQNDVNFRRWNKLGDYFLKAGERNCVTLSNTGLSTGELLSADAVMISLNRGLSPSAVNSVESEGSDLKKKSINSFEVKSYPNPFNGEFKLSFVLSDESPVEISLFNTLGEIVFSKSVENVKTGYNQISIGTTQMSSGVYLVRIRQAGYYDTIKIILNK from the coding sequence ATGCGAAAATCTCTTTTTCTCCCTCTTTTTTTCGTACTGATTCTGATTAACCTCAGTGCTCAGGAATTTAGAGGAACATGGCTTGCGAGAAACAGTTTATCGAGCAAGGAAGTGCTGGCGAAAGCCATGGACAGTCTTGCTGCCAATAATTTTAATACTGTTTTTGTAAATGTCTGGAGCAGGGGATATCCCCTCTGGAAAAGTGATGTATTCTTTCGGGAGACCGGAACCTACATCGACCCGACTTACCAGGGGAGAGACATCCTTGCTGAAGCCATAGTTGAAGGACATAAAAGAGGGCTTCATATCGAAGCCTGGTTTGAATATGGATTTGTTGGAGGATGGACCGGTAACCAGCCTCCCGGAGTAAAGGGACCGATATTCCAGAATCACCCTGACTGGGTAGCCCGCAGAAATGACGGCGGGGAAGTGGACGGCTCAAACTTCTACTGGATGATTCACACCAAGCCCGAAGTCCAGAATTTTCTGATAGCCATGTGTACCGAAATTGCACGAAATTATGATGTTGACGGAATTGAACTTGACCGAATAAGATATTCAAGTCTTTCCTATGGTTATGATCCCTATACAGACAGCCTGTACCGAGCCCAGAACAATGGAAATCCTCCTCCAACCACAGTTTCTGATACATCATGGATTCGCTGGAGGGCAAATAATCTGAATCAGTTCATGTTGCGTACCCGCGATTCGATTAAAGCGATAAATCCGCACATCAATATTTCAAATGCACCATCCCTCTATGCTTCAGGGAGCTATACCTCATATAACACATTTTGTCAGGACTGGATAGGATGGCTTTCTGACGGATCTGTTGATAATGTTCAGGTACAGTCATATGTTGGGACTTCCACTTCCTTTTCATCTATATTGAATTATATAACACAGATTGTCCCCGATATAAATAAAGTTTATCCGGCGTTTGCAATTTCTCCAAACGGAAATACAATTTCAAATCAGGAAATTACTAATTTTGTGAATGTAACCCGAACCAAGGGATTCAAAGGTAATGCAATCTGGTATTTTACTGACCTCGGTTCTGTTTTCCCGTATATCAAACAAAATTTATATCAGACACCAAATTATCCACCTCATTCCACCTCATCGTGGAGATCGCTTTTTCAGATAATTGAAATTAATGACCTGAGCAGAGCTGTTCGAACAGGCACATGGACTTCAAGCAATGTATTCGGTTATAATGGTCCCTCCATTTATACTGATAATACTTCGCCGGCTTCGGTAAAGTACTTTTTTAATGTACCTGCAGACGGGTTCTATGAAATTTATGCCTTCAATGTCACATCCGTGAACAGAACCGATTCTGCCTGGTATTCCGTTACTGACTCATCAGGAAATCCTGTTAATGTGCGACTTAACCAAAATGATGTTAATTTCCGCAGATGGAATAAACTGGGCGATTACTTTTTAAAAGCAGGCGAGAGAAACTGTGTTACTCTCTCGAATACCGGTCTCTCAACGGGTGAACTGCTGAGTGCGGATGCTGTGATGATCTCACTTAACAGGGGTTTGTCACCTTCGGCGGTAAATTCAGTCGAATCCGAAGGATCCGACTTAAAAAAAAAGTCCATTAATTCATTCGAGGTAAAGAGTTACCCGAATCCCTTCAATGGTGAGTTTAAATTGTCTTTTGTTCTCAGTGACGAAAGTCCTGTGGAAATCTCGTTGTTCAACACATTGGGAGAGATCGTATTTTCAAAAAGTGTTGAGAATGTCAAAACAGGTTATAACCAAATAAGCATCGGAACCACCCAAATGTCGAGCGGTGTATATTTAGTTAGAATCAGGCAAGCCGGATACTACGATACGATCAAGATCATCTTAAACAAATAG